A stretch of Mastomys coucha isolate ucsf_1 unplaced genomic scaffold, UCSF_Mcou_1 pScaffold3, whole genome shotgun sequence DNA encodes these proteins:
- the LOC116075409 gene encoding endosome-associated-trafficking regulator 1-like: MPDLGPWGTHVSGAEVPALGFKVAAVPPAGMPPPGPRPVRRGRFWEPSQTQNLVVPDSDKLEDLEEANPFSFKEFLKTKNLSLSKEDTTTSRIYLKEASRHPLGLNHSSPASQPMGYGLEYQQPFFEDPTKASNLEEDEEDGWNRAYLPSAVEQTHSSRATQNSSPCGTYLSFFSNTSELAGPESLPPWTLSDADSRISPANPAGSPNADFSAHEESLGDRHLRTLQISYEALKDENSKLRRKLNEVQSFSETQTEMVRMLEWKLEAKMIKEESDIHDLESVVQQVEQNLELMTKRAVKAENHVLKLKQEINLLQAQLSNYRRENEALRSGQGASLTVVKQNTDVALQNLHVVMNSAHSSIKQLVSGAETLNLVAEILKSIDRITEVKDEADS, translated from the exons atGCCTGACCTTGGCCCCTGGGGAACCCATGTCAGTGGAGCCgaggtacctgccttgggcttcaaagTAGCAGCTGTCCCTCCCGCAGGCATGCCTCCTCCAGGGCCTCGTCCCG tcaggaggggcaggttttggGAACCATCACAGACACAGAACCTCGTGGTTCCGGACAGTGACAAACTTGAAGATCTTGAAGAAGCCAATCCATTCTCCTTCAAAGAGTTTTTGAAAACCAAGAACCTCAGCCTGTCAAAAGAAGATACGACCACCAGCCGAATTTACCTGAAGGAAGCCTCAAGGCACCCACTGGGACTAAACCACAGCTCCCCTGCCTCCCAACCCATGGGATATGGCTTGGAATATCAGCAGCCATTTTTTGAAGACCCAACAAAAGCCAGCAACctagaggaggatgaagaagatggATGGAATAGAGCCTACCTGCCATCTGCTGTGGAGCAGACTCATTCCTCTAGAGCCACACAGAACTCATCACCCTGTGGCAcctacctttcctttttttctaacaCATCAGAGCTGGCAGGTCCTGAGTCTTTGCCCCCATGGACGCTGAGTGATGCTGACTCCAGGATCTCCCCAGCAAATCCAGCTGGGAGTCCTAACGCAGACTTTTCGGCTCATGAAGAATCCCTAGGGGACAGACACCTGCGGACATTGCAGATAAGTTATGAAGCACTGAAAGATGAAAACTCTAAGCTCAGAAGAAAGCTAAATGAGGTTCAGAGCTTCTCTGAAACTCAAACAGAAATGGTGAGGATGCTCGAATGGAAGTTGGAGGCGAAGATGATCAAGGAGGAGAGTGACATCCACGACCTTGAGTCAGTAGTCCAGCAAGTCGAACAGAACCTCGAACTGATGACCAAACGGGCTGTAAAAGCAGAAAATCATGTCTTGAAGCTGAAACAGGAAATAAATTTGCTTCAGGCACAGCTCTCAAACTACAGGCGAGAAAATGAAGCCCTGCGGTCAGGCCAGGGTGCCAGCCTTACCGTGGTGAAACAGAACACTGATGTGGCCTTGCAGAACCTCCATGTTGTCATGAACAGTGCACATTCATCCATAAAGCAACTGGTGTCTGGAGCAGAGACACTGAACCTTGTTGCTGAAATCCTCAAGTCTATCGACAGAATTACTGAAGTTAAAGATGAAGCAGACTCTTGA